Proteins encoded together in one Planctomyces sp. SH-PL14 window:
- a CDS encoding DUF1573 domain-containing protein encodes MPFSLGRTAVLTAAVFVAGMPRSMPAQGIPVQGIPPQGIPPQGIPPQGMLVGQPELNWAQKMFSPALKHDFGSVAKGADVRCQFTITNIYKERVEIRNPRSSCGCGKPTLVDPKNPAVQTSAVMLETNESAALVVQIDTIGHDRAKTPTISVDITFYADTGAYSKVVDIPITVYIRPDLVMTPGAADFGNLDIGAGGERQINIAYAGAESWKILDVKSGNPNVQPTLVQLNRGAGRVDYMLTIRVAPNTPEGALREQLQLVTNDLNSPNVPYLVRANITPEFQVIPPVVKFGTLKPGVKKTVSVIVKGKTPFKIEQFECESNRRWFQAGRAPEARTIHRVEITVDPPNEPGPVKETFLATIEGRQVPIKFAGEAVIAPADAAPAVSPMGNAGAGGMVGP; translated from the coding sequence ATGCCGTTTTCCCTTGGCCGCACCGCCGTTCTGACCGCCGCGGTTTTCGTGGCGGGGATGCCGCGGAGCATGCCCGCCCAGGGAATCCCGGTCCAAGGGATCCCACCCCAGGGAATTCCGCCTCAAGGAATTCCGCCCCAGGGAATGCTAGTCGGGCAGCCCGAGCTGAACTGGGCGCAGAAGATGTTCTCCCCCGCACTGAAGCACGACTTCGGCTCGGTCGCCAAGGGGGCGGATGTCCGCTGCCAGTTCACGATCACCAACATCTACAAGGAACGGGTGGAGATCCGAAACCCCCGTTCCAGCTGCGGTTGCGGCAAGCCGACCCTCGTGGATCCCAAGAACCCGGCGGTCCAGACATCGGCGGTGATGCTGGAGACCAATGAGAGCGCGGCTCTCGTCGTCCAGATCGACACAATCGGCCATGACCGCGCCAAGACGCCAACGATCTCCGTCGACATCACGTTCTACGCCGACACGGGCGCCTACTCAAAGGTCGTCGACATCCCGATCACGGTTTACATCCGTCCGGACCTCGTCATGACGCCGGGGGCGGCGGACTTCGGGAACCTGGACATCGGGGCCGGGGGAGAGCGGCAGATCAACATCGCCTACGCCGGGGCGGAGTCGTGGAAAATCCTGGACGTGAAGTCGGGCAACCCGAACGTGCAGCCGACCCTCGTCCAGCTCAATCGCGGCGCCGGTCGCGTCGACTACATGCTCACGATCCGCGTCGCTCCGAACACGCCGGAAGGCGCGCTGCGGGAACAGCTGCAGCTCGTCACCAACGACCTCAACAGCCCCAACGTCCCGTATCTGGTCCGCGCCAACATCACCCCCGAGTTCCAGGTGATCCCGCCGGTGGTCAAGTTCGGTACTCTCAAGCCAGGAGTGAAGAAGACCGTCTCCGTCATCGTGAAGGGGAAGACTCCCTTCAAGATCGAGCAGTTCGAGTGCGAATCGAACCGCCGCTGGTTCCAGGCCGGCCGGGCTCCTGAGGCCCGGACGATCCACCGCGTCGAGATCACGGTCGATCCGCCCAATGAGCCGGGGCCGGTCAAGGAGACGTTCCTCGCCACGATCGAGGGACGGCAGGTGCCGATCAAGTTCGCCGGAGAAGCGGTCATCGCTCCCGCGGACGCCGCGCCCGCGGTGAGCCCGATGGGGAATGCCGGGGCGGGCGGCATGGTCGGCCCCTGA
- a CDS encoding amidohydrolase, translating to MTPDSPSLSDPGRLVERAQAIMAHAWMVRTFIKHSTEVEEFPELMGIVRSVFDTARALETRVGDPAAYFKMLGKKIRKLEIAMEEFARQAPEASTHTNFVQAVLSIRTCVDDLKGVLRQAGAGLAAAADEPGTNDEEFDS from the coding sequence ATGACACCCGATTCTCCCTCTCTCTCCGATCCCGGCCGGCTTGTCGAACGGGCCCAGGCCATCATGGCCCACGCCTGGATGGTCCGGACCTTCATCAAACACTCGACCGAAGTCGAGGAGTTTCCCGAACTGATGGGAATCGTCCGCTCCGTCTTTGACACCGCCCGGGCCCTGGAAACCCGGGTCGGCGATCCTGCGGCCTATTTCAAGATGCTGGGAAAGAAGATCCGGAAGCTGGAGATCGCCATGGAGGAGTTCGCCCGACAGGCCCCGGAAGCGTCCACGCACACGAACTTCGTTCAGGCCGTCCTCTCGATCCGGACCTGCGTCGACGACCTGAAAGGCGTGCTCCGGCAGGCCGGCGCGGGTCTGGCCGCAGCCGCGGACGAGCCTGGGACGAACGACGAGGAATTCGACTCGTAG
- the rpsT gene encoding 30S ribosomal protein S20: MPNTTSAEKALRQNLKRRAHNRSIRSALKTAVKKVRVAVAEGKVEDAQALYNLAAKKLDQSASKNLIHKNAASRTKSRLTKLIKSKQPK, encoded by the coding sequence ATGCCGAATACCACCAGTGCCGAGAAAGCTCTCCGTCAGAATCTGAAGCGCCGGGCGCATAACCGCTCGATCCGCTCCGCTCTGAAGACCGCCGTCAAGAAGGTCCGGGTGGCTGTCGCCGAAGGCAAGGTGGAAGACGCTCAGGCCCTCTACAATCTGGCTGCCAAGAAGCTCGATCAGTCGGCCAGCAAGAATCTGATCCACAAGAACGCGGCCTCCCGCACGAAGTCGCGGCTGACCAAGCTCATCAAGTCGAAGCAGCCGAAGTAG
- a CDS encoding Gfo/Idh/MocA family protein: MTVRNSRRHFLQTSAAIGAGLFVAPGSRGADQAAKSPNEKLNIGVVGPGGRGYSNLQGVSGQNVVAICDVDDRQAKQGWELCPKATKYRDYRRMLEKEKLDAIVVSTADHTHAHASITGMRQGLHCYCEKPLTHSVWEARLAARTAKEYHVATQMGTQIHAESNYRRVVEIIQSGAIGSVTKAYVWVGKGWGGGERPAAGEPIPKELDWDVWLGPAPWREYHSMYLPANWRRWWDFGNGTLGDMGCHYMDLVFWALGLRHPTTIAAEGPPVHPETAPLGMKVTWEFPAAGTQPACTLQWTDGNMLQTEYDGHKFGGAGVYFVGEKGSMFADYGSYKLFPEDKFKDFTPPPKTIPDSIGHYAEWIKACKEGTPTTCNFDYSGALTETVLLGTVAYRVGRKIEWDASNLVVTNAPEAAELIRRQYRNGWEL; the protein is encoded by the coding sequence ATGACCGTTCGCAACTCCCGCCGCCACTTCCTGCAAACCTCGGCCGCCATCGGAGCAGGGTTGTTTGTCGCCCCCGGCAGCCGCGGGGCGGACCAGGCGGCGAAGTCGCCGAACGAGAAACTCAACATCGGAGTCGTCGGCCCCGGGGGCCGGGGATACAGCAACCTCCAGGGGGTCAGCGGCCAGAACGTCGTCGCGATCTGCGACGTCGACGACCGGCAGGCGAAACAGGGCTGGGAACTCTGCCCCAAGGCAACCAAGTACCGCGACTACCGCCGGATGCTGGAGAAGGAAAAACTCGACGCCATCGTCGTCAGCACGGCGGACCATACGCACGCCCACGCCAGCATCACCGGGATGCGGCAAGGACTGCACTGCTACTGCGAAAAGCCGCTTACGCACTCCGTCTGGGAAGCCCGGCTCGCCGCCCGGACCGCCAAGGAGTACCACGTCGCCACACAGATGGGGACGCAGATCCACGCCGAGTCGAACTACCGCCGCGTGGTCGAGATCATCCAGTCCGGGGCGATCGGCAGTGTGACCAAGGCGTACGTGTGGGTCGGCAAGGGATGGGGCGGGGGAGAGCGGCCGGCCGCTGGCGAGCCGATCCCCAAAGAACTCGACTGGGACGTCTGGCTCGGTCCGGCCCCGTGGCGGGAGTACCACTCCATGTACCTGCCAGCCAACTGGCGGCGATGGTGGGACTTCGGCAACGGCACCCTGGGGGACATGGGCTGCCACTACATGGACCTCGTCTTCTGGGCCCTCGGCCTCCGGCATCCGACGACAATCGCCGCCGAAGGACCGCCGGTCCACCCGGAGACGGCGCCGCTCGGCATGAAAGTCACCTGGGAGTTCCCGGCAGCCGGAACCCAGCCCGCCTGCACGCTCCAGTGGACCGACGGCAACATGCTCCAGACGGAGTACGACGGCCACAAGTTCGGCGGGGCAGGGGTGTACTTCGTCGGCGAGAAGGGTTCGATGTTCGCGGACTACGGCTCGTACAAGCTGTTCCCCGAGGACAAATTCAAGGACTTCACACCGCCGCCGAAGACGATTCCCGATTCGATCGGCCACTACGCGGAGTGGATCAAGGCCTGCAAGGAGGGGACGCCGACGACCTGCAACTTCGATTACTCGGGGGCGCTGACCGAAACCGTCCTCCTCGGAACGGTGGCCTATCGCGTCGGGCGGAAGATCGAGTGGGACGCCTCGAATCTGGTCGTCACCAACGCTCCGGAAGCGGCCGAGCTGATTCGGCGACAGTACCGGAACGGGTGGGAGCTGTAG